One genomic segment of Diceros bicornis minor isolate mBicDic1 chromosome 13, mDicBic1.mat.cur, whole genome shotgun sequence includes these proteins:
- the LOC131412915 gene encoding dolichol phosphate-mannose biosynthesis regulatory protein-like: MPFINSQHVIHKYFLPRAYAVAIPLAASLLLLLFVGVFITYVMLKNQKVTKNAQ; this comes from the coding sequence ATGCCGTTCATCAACAGCCAGCATGTCATCCACAAGTATTTCCTGCCCCGAGCCTATGCCGTTGCCATCCCACTGGCTGCCAGCCTCCTGTTGCTCCTGTTTGTGGGAGTGTTCATCACCTACGTGATGCTAAAGAACCAGAAGGTGACCAAAAACGCTCAGTGA